From Campylobacter lari:
TAAAACTTTAAAAAACAAAATCATCTTTACGCATTTTGAAGAAATGCTAAAACATTATAAAGAACAAGGTATAAGCATATTTAGAAAGCACTTACATGAATATTCTAAAGGCTATGAAGATGCTTCAAATTTTAGAGATTGTGTTAATCGCATTAATGATGCAGAAATTATGCGAAAATATATGCAAGAATTTTTCAATAAGGAATGATTTTTGCTTGTAAAATTCTAAGCAATATGAATGAAGAGATACCATAAAACAAGGAAGGTTCATGGCAGCTCATATCAATTCAAAAGGGATTTACAAAGCATTAGGTGGCATTAGAACAAGTGCAAATAATCTAGCAGCACATGCTTCAAAGCTTAACAATCATAGTTTAAATTTCGAGCAAGTTTTACAACAAACACAACCAAAATGTATAAGCACTTGCTTACAAAGCTCCCAAAAACAACTTGGAAATTTGCTTGAAGATATTAAAAATAGTAAGGAAGCTATTATAAAAAATACACATATTGATAGTGCAAATATCATCGCAAAATTAAGACAAGAGGCTATTATGATGTATGATATTACTCTTAAAAACCCTCTTTAATGATTTTATATAAATTATCAATATATTCATCGCTAAAATGCGATGAATTAAAATTTTCATAAAACCTCACAAGATCTTTAGCTTTAAACTCATAGCCAAAAGCACATTTTTTATGCGCAGGCAAAAAAGCCCTTATCAATACAACATCTTCTTTTATACACTCATCACATAAAAAGCAAATAAAATCCTTATGCAAGCGTCCTTCAAAGCTTAGAATCTTTAAATAAGCATCCACAATCACACGCTTGCAATCTTGTTTTTCAAAACGCTTAGCACAATCTTCTAAAAGCTCAAAATAAAAACTATCAATCTCCTCAACATCTTTTAAATGCCAATAAAAAAGCCTGATAAATTCTTGCCAAAAAAACATTTTTTCTCTATCTAAAACCCAAGAAAATCCAATATGTAAAACATCTTTTAAGCGCGGTAAAAATCTAGAACTTTCTTCAAGTTCAAAATCAATCTTATATCCATTTAGAATATTAGAATGTCTCATTCCGTAAAATCTATAACTTTTAATAACTTTTTTGGCACTTAAAAGATAAACAATCAAATCCTCATCTTTTACGCTCTGAGTGTGCAAAATAAAGCCTTGCATCTATAAAAGCTCTATGCCATAAGCTTGTAAAATTTCATAAGCACTATTTTCTAAAGATTCATTAAAACTTGCAGTAGCGTTTTTATGTAAAATAATTTTAGAATTAGGCGTGGCGCTTTGAGCTAAAATAATATTACTAAATACACAAATATGCGAAACCAAACCACAAAATTCTATACTTTCATAATGATTTTGTTTTAAAAAATTAGCCAATTCTAAACTACCAAAAGCATTCTTATAAAAGATTTTTTTTGCATTTTTTAAATACACATTAAAATCACTTGGCATTTGCCAACCAAAAGTATCTTTAATACAATGATAAATAGGCAGTTTTTTTCCTTCTTGGGTTTTTAAATAATTCTCATCATGCGTATCAAAAGTAAAAACAACATCACCTTGATGATTTTTTAAAAGAGTAAGAATATTATCTTTTATCTTGGTAGCTTTTTCAAAACCTAAGCTACCATCGATAAAATCATTTTGATAATCAACTATAATTAAAAGTTTAGTCATTATCCTTAACCATGAAAAAACTATCCGTGTGGATATTTTCAAATGCAGTTTTTACGCTCGTAAATAATTTTGGATTTTCTTTTTCTAAATTTGCTAAAAGCTGTTTAGCTTCTTCTCTAGCATGAGGAAATTTTACATTTTTTTCACTTAATTTCATACCAGGACAAAATTCATTACCAATTACTTCTAATTCATTATTAATAGCATTTTCTCTTAATTGTCTTTCTCTTACAAAAATCAAAGGACGGATGACTTCTATACCTCTTTTACTTTTATATTTTGGCGCTAAACTTCTAAGAGCACCATTATAAATGAAATTCATAAAAAAACTCTCTACTGCATCATCTAAATGATGAGCTATGGCTAATTTATTAAAACCATTTTCTAAGGCGTAAGTATATAAAGCACCACGTCTCATTCTTGAAAAATAGCTACAAAAGCTTGAATTTTTTCTAATGGTATCACCTGAAATTTCATAAATATTAGAATCAATAACCTCATGGTCAATACCATGTTCTTTGCAGTGATTATGAAGTTTGGTGTAATCTTCACCCATGCCATAACTTAAAGTTACTGCTTTAAGTTCAAATTTAAAAGGTGCATGTGCTTGCATACGCTTTAAAAGATGAGCTAGAGCTAGAGAGTCTTTCCCACCACTAAGTCCTAATAAAACTTTATCATTATCTCCTATTAAGGAAAACTTAGCATTTGCTTTTGCAACTTCTCTGATTAGTCTTTTGCTAAGATTTATCATAATTTCTCACAAATTTTTAAAACAAAATTAGCTGAAATTTTAGCGGATTTTTCTACAAACTCATCAAAGTCAAATTCAGCTTTTTCACCTGCCTTATCACTCATTGATCTTAAAACCAAACATGGAATTTTTAAAGCATCACATACCAAAGCCACACTAGCTCCTTCCATTTCACAAGCATCTGCATTAAAAATTTCTCTAATTTTTGCTTTTTTATTCTCATCACAAATAAATTCATCACCCGTAGCGATAATACCTGATTGTAATTTAACACCAAGTTCTTTAGCAACCTCTATGGCAAGATTATTAAGCTTATCGTCTGTTTTTATAAAAATTTCATTACCAGGAACATAACCAAGCGGATGTCCAAAAGCTGTAATATCTAAATCATATTGAGCTAATTTTGTAGCATAGATTAAATCCCCTATTTCCAAACTAGGATTAAAAGCACCAGCCACTCCTGTAAAAAGCATAAGTTCAGCTTTAAATTTTTCTATCATAATAGTCGCGCTAAGAGTGGAATTTACTTTCCCTATCTTAGAATAAGCGATGATTAATTCATGATTTTTGTATTTTGCAATATAATAAGTATTATTTGCATATTCAATTGTTTGATATTCTTTTAATGTTTCGAGTAAAGGAGTAACCTCTTCGGGCATAGCTCCTAAAATAGCTATTTTCATTTAATCACCTTTAGAATTTCATCAATATCTTCTATTTTACTTAAAGCATAAGTTTCTTTTTGAGTGATTTTTTTATTTAAGCCCTTTAACACGCTCGCACCAAATTCTATATAAAAATCCACTTCATTGTCTATTGTTTTAATGCTTTGTTTATAAAGAACAGGCTTTATAAGTTGTTCGCTTAAAAGTGTTAAAGCTTGAGTTTTATCACTATATATTTTTGCATTTACATTTGAAACTACACTTTTAAAATCATCTTTTAACACAAGCTCTAGTTCTTTTGTAAGTTTTAAAGACGCATTTTTTAATAATGGACAATGGCTTGCAACACTCATATTCAAAAGCATAGCTCTTTTGGCTCCTGCATTCTTAAACTCACTCTCATAAGAAGCCAAATCAGGCTTTAAACCCGCTACTACAATCTGTCCTTCACAATTATAATTAGCTGCAAAAATACTTTTTTGCTCACTTAATGCCTTTTGACAAAGTTCTTCTACTGCTTTATCTTCAAGTCCTAAAACCACCATCATACCAGCTTCGATTTTAGAGCAATCCTCCTGCATAAATTGGCCACGCTTGTTAACAAGTGCTATAACATCTAAAAAGTCAAATGCACCTTGAGTCGCTAAAGCACTAAATTCTCCTAGTGAATGGCCTAAACTATACTTAGCTTCTATACTAGCTTGCTCTTTTAAAGCTTCATAAGCCATTAGTGAGTTTAACACTATGGCCATTTGTGTAAATTCACTTTTATTTAAATTTTCATTTTCCTTAAAAAGCAAATTTTTAAAATCAATTTTACAATAATCACTTGCACAATCTAATAATTCTCTTGCTTTAAGTGAATTCTCATAAAAACTAAGCCCCATACCAACACTTTGAGAACCTTGGCCTGGGAAAATAAATGCACTATTCATTAGTGTCCACCGCAGCAACCGCCACCACCATGTCCGTGGCCACCACAACATCCACCACCACCATGTCCGTGATGATGATCATGATGATGTCCTCCACCACCACATCCACAACTTCTGCTACCTGCAATAATTCCTGTTAAAATTTCATCTTCACTTGCAGCTCTAACATCTACAATATTAATTGAAAATAACAAATCTTTTCCTGCGTAAGCATGATTATAATCAATAGTAACTTCATTCTCAGTAATTTCTCTAACAATTACTCTTACTGTATTACCATCTTCGCCTTCGCCAAAAAGCTCCATACCAATTTGCAAATCAATCCCTGCAAATTGTTCTTTTGGTAAAGTTTGCAATGCATTTGCATCATATTCACCCAAAGCATTTTCTTTTTTTATCACAATATCAGCATTACATGGGGCATCAAGTTTTTGAATTTCCTCTTCTAGTCCTTCTAAAATTTGACCCTTACCTAAAATAAAAGAAATAGGTTCAGCATAAATATTTGATTCTAAAACTTCATTTGTGTTTGCATCTTTTAACTCATAAAACATTGAAACTACACTATTTTTTTCTATAGCCATTTTATCTCCTTTTTTATTTTCTATCTGGCGAAACTTTTGCTTCAGGACTATCAGGATAAGCTGTCTTTAAAGCTTTGTAAAATTTATTAGCACTTTTTGGATCCCCAACTTTATCTAAACTAATAGCCGTATGATAAAGTAATTTTGGCACATAATCACCCTTGGTACTTATAGCAGAACTTTTTTTGTAAAATCCCAAAGCGCCTGCATAATCTTTTTGTTTATATCTTATCTCTCCAAGCCAAAAAGTAGATCTAGCAGGTTTATAATGGATACTAATTAAATGCTCAAATTTTTCTTTTGCATCATCAAATTGATTTTTATTAGTTTCATCAATAGCTTTTTTTAAAATTTCGCTAGATTGCAGTTTTTTCCAACTATCATCTTTCTCTTGAACAATTTCTTTTTCCAAAGTCGTATTTGTTTCTTTAATGACTTCTTGTGTTTTATTGCTTTCACTAGCAATAGGAACAACTTGGATATTATTTGTTTGATTTTGCACTCTAGCTATTTCCGATTGAAAAAAAGTTATGGTTTGGTTCATATCTTCTTTAGAAACATAATCATCATTAATTTTATTGATCAAAGTTGTTATTTCGCTCAATACTTTTTGAATTTCTTGGTGATTTTTTTCTTGAATTTGCCTATTTTCTTCTACATAAGCTCTTAAAT
This genomic window contains:
- the recO gene encoding recombination protein RecO, whose translation is MQGFILHTQSVKDEDLIVYLLSAKKVIKSYRFYGMRHSNILNGYKIDFELEESSRFLPRLKDVLHIGFSWVLDREKMFFWQEFIRLFYWHLKDVEEIDSFYFELLEDCAKRFEKQDCKRVIVDAYLKILSFEGRLHKDFICFLCDECIKEDVVLIRAFLPAHKKCAFGYEFKAKDLVRFYENFNSSHFSDEYIDNLYKIIKEGF
- a CDS encoding cysteine hydrolase family protein, producing the protein MTKLLIIVDYQNDFIDGSLGFEKATKIKDNILTLLKNHQGDVVFTFDTHDENYLKTQEGKKLPIYHCIKDTFGWQMPSDFNVYLKNAKKIFYKNAFGSLELANFLKQNHYESIEFCGLVSHICVFSNIILAQSATPNSKIILHKNATASFNESLENSAYEILQAYGIELL
- a CDS encoding ATP-binding protein, coding for MINLSKRLIREVAKANAKFSLIGDNDKVLLGLSGGKDSLALAHLLKRMQAHAPFKFELKAVTLSYGMGEDYTKLHNHCKEHGIDHEVIDSNIYEISGDTIRKNSSFCSYFSRMRRGALYTYALENGFNKLAIAHHLDDAVESFFMNFIYNGALRSLAPKYKSKRGIEVIRPLIFVRERQLRENAINNELEVIGNEFCPGMKLSEKNVKFPHAREEAKQLLANLEKENPKLFTSVKTAFENIHTDSFFMVKDND
- a CDS encoding 5'-methylthioadenosine/adenosylhomocysteine nucleosidase encodes the protein MKIAILGAMPEEVTPLLETLKEYQTIEYANNTYYIAKYKNHELIIAYSKIGKVNSTLSATIMIEKFKAELMLFTGVAGAFNPSLEIGDLIYATKLAQYDLDITAFGHPLGYVPGNEIFIKTDDKLNNLAIEVAKELGVKLQSGIIATGDEFICDENKKAKIREIFNADACEMEGASVALVCDALKIPCLVLRSMSDKAGEKAEFDFDEFVEKSAKISANFVLKICEKL
- the fabD gene encoding ACP S-malonyltransferase, producing MNSAFIFPGQGSQSVGMGLSFYENSLKARELLDCASDYCKIDFKNLLFKENENLNKSEFTQMAIVLNSLMAYEALKEQASIEAKYSLGHSLGEFSALATQGAFDFLDVIALVNKRGQFMQEDCSKIEAGMMVVLGLEDKAVEELCQKALSEQKSIFAANYNCEGQIVVAGLKPDLASYESEFKNAGAKRAMLLNMSVASHCPLLKNASLKLTKELELVLKDDFKSVVSNVNAKIYSDKTQALTLLSEQLIKPVLYKQSIKTIDNEVDFYIEFGASVLKGLNKKITQKETYALSKIEDIDEILKVIK
- a CDS encoding FKBP-type peptidyl-prolyl cis-trans isomerase, yielding MAIEKNSVVSMFYELKDANTNEVLESNIYAEPISFILGKGQILEGLEEEIQKLDAPCNADIVIKKENALGEYDANALQTLPKEQFAGIDLQIGMELFGEGEDGNTVRVIVREITENEVTIDYNHAYAGKDLLFSINIVDVRAASEDEILTGIIAGSRSCGCGGGGHHHDHHHGHGGGGCCGGHGHGGGGCCGGH
- a CDS encoding tetratricopeptide repeat protein — translated: MKIKLLSVALLGATFLYAEISAFDAGKVDTKTPYGLTQNEKLQYENQERLKALNEYYTNLTSKINTAVENIEGLQSVTEGLNAQYSKANTKLLSLEENYQNFDANITKEIQNLRAYVEENRQIQEKNHQEIQKVLSEITTLINKINDDYVSKEDMNQTITFFQSEIARVQNQTNNIQVVPIASESNKTQEVIKETNTTLEKEIVQEKDDSWKKLQSSEILKKAIDETNKNQFDDAKEKFEHLISIHYKPARSTFWLGEIRYKQKDYAGALGFYKKSSAISTKGDYVPKLLYHTAISLDKVGDPKSANKFYKALKTAYPDSPEAKVSPDRK